tcatcaatcacctttgtcacctcattTTAAAAAAACTGAGTTGGTAAGAAGTGACCTGCCCCTTACAAAGCTATTCCGACAAACCATAATTAGCTCATTCTCTTTGAAATATTAGTAAATAAAAATCCTGAATAATACTCTgcacgatggcacagtggtaaagttgctgccttacaatgaacgcagcgccagagacccgggttcgatcccgaccacgggtgctgtctgtacggagtttgtatgttctccccgtgacctgcatgggttttctcagagatccgtttcctctcacactccaaaggggtacaggtatgtagattaattggcttagtaaatgtaaaaattgttcctagtgggtgtaggatagtgttaatatgtggggattgctggtcggtgcggacccggtgggccgaaagggcctgtttctgcgttttatctctaaactaaacttttaaaaaactaaactaatagcttccctaccactgatataAGGCTCACCACCCTATCAATTCCTGGATTGCCTCTATTTTCCTTCTTGAACAACGGAACAATATTGGCTACTCCCCAGACACCCAGGCCCTGCCTTCTGTCTCTGTGGCAAGAGAGGACATAAAGGTgtgtaaaaaagaactgcagatgctggattacaccgatgatagacacaaaataaaggTCTTTGGCAAAGACCCAGCAAtcttctctcttgcctctctcaataacctgagatAGATCCCTTCAAGCCCTGGAGGCTTATCCAATTTAATGATTTTCAAGAGAGCAAATATTGGCACCTTCTTGATCTTGAAATTTCCTAGCATATTATTATACCACATTTCATTCTTCATCTTCCTTTTTATCAGTTGTCACGGATGCACCCTTTTGTATTCAGTTCCCATCCAGTGTTGAATATTATCTCCAATCATCCCTTTTCCCTGAATCCACATACCATTTGCAAATTCTTGCTTGACCccttcccagctttcttccctctactccatcactgaagaagagttccgaccagaaacatcgtcttcccttttctctccacatatactgcctggcctgctgagttcttccagcacttttggtTTTTTGATACTTCAGTAGATTGTAAACTGAGTTACAAGTGGGAGCAAATTTATACATGACAGTTAAACTTAATAATTGAAAACATCAATAGTGTAAAGCCTAACACATGATCTTGACTCAAATAAATATTCAGTAATATAAGAAATTGAGTTTTCAGTTTTATTGTGAGCTAGAATGATGAATTGCAATTAAATATTTTCTGATCCTGTAAATTTCTCTAGTGCAAAATAAAAGTCTGGATGTCCTAGGGGGATttactgataaatgtgaagttttaAATTTGTATTTGTTTACAATCATATGAACTAAATTTCTAGTTCAGATTTAGATTAATTCATTGTCATTTGCATGAAATTACTTGTTCGCATAAACTTTGTAGAGTTAACATTATACAGTAATGATGCCAACAATAGATGCAATAAATACAAACatagaacaatgaatgcaaaGATAAATGTGAAAATAAATATACCAATGAATGCAACATAGACTGGGAATTCATTTTAATAAATGTGTAGATGTACGGTAAAATAAGTGTTTTCATTTCAGAGCCCAGCTTAATTTATCAGATTCTGGAAATACTCCTGATTTATTTGGACTGGTCTCCAGCATACTTGATGAGTCTGATAAACCGGAATCATTTTCTGATTGGTAAGCTGACTATAGATGTACATTAATTTAAGATTCAATGTTTGACGTATGCTATTTGTAGGCTGAAGTAGTATTATATTTAGTCTGACTTCAAAGCTATAAAAAGTATAATGATATTCTAGAGGGGGCAAATGGGAAAACGCTAGATTTTTAATTAGCACGTATTAACTAttttaagaaaaaaatatatatgtactGATGTACATcttaattacatagaaacatagaaaataggtgctggaggaggccatttggcccttcgagccagcaccactattcattgtgatcattctgatcatctacaatcagtaacctgtgcctgccttcaccccatatcccttgattccactagcccctagagctctatctaactctcttttaaattcatccagtgaatttgcttccacagccttctgtggcagagaattccacaaattcacaattgtctgggtgaaaacgtttcttctcacctcagttttaaatggcctcccctttattcttagactgtgtcccctggttctggactcccccaacattgggaacatttttccggcatctagcttgtctagtccttttatgattttatacgtctctataagatcccctctcatccttctaaactccagtgaatacaagcctagtctttccaatctttgtaCACCAGTACTTTCGGTGACTAGTGTACAAGAACACCaaggtctctttgcacttcccctttacctaatctgacaccattgagataataatctgcctccttatttttgccactaaagtggataacgtcacatttatccacattatactgcatctgccatgcatctgcccattcacttaacctgtccaagtcaccctgcaacttcctaacatcctcttcgcagttcacactgccacccaactttgtgtcatctgcaaacctgctagtgttctAATTCcatcctccaaatcattaatatatattgtaaatagttgcggccccagcaccgagccttgcggcacaccactctccactgcctgccattctgaaaaggacccgtttattcctactctttgctttctgtctgccaaccaattctctgtccatgtcaatacccaacccccaataccatgtgctctaattttgctcgccaacctcccgtgtggtacattattaaaggctttctgaaagtctagatacactacatccactggctctccttcatccattttacttgtcacaaccacaaaaaattccagaagattagtcaagcaggatttccccttcgtaaatccatgctgacttggaccaatccttttactgctctccaaatgcgccgttattcccTCTTTAATaatagactccagcatcttccccaccaccgatgtcaggctaactggtctataattcccccttttctctctcgctcctttcttgaaaagttttTTCTTAATGTTTTCCTTAAAATTGCTTTGCACTGCTGTAAATAGTGTTCTGTTGAAATTGCTTCAGAAAAGGGAAGATGCAATCCGCTGACACATCTTTGTGGGCAAATTCTTTTATGAATTTGACAAGCACCACACCTTTTAAAGCTGACTAGAAGAGCTAGACCGTTGTGGAATTGTTTTCATGATCGTCTGAATCATCTAAAAACATCAAACTGTAAGGTACTCTTGAAATACTTGGGTGTATATTGGTATTCATATATTTAGTACCAGATGTCCTGAGAAATAGAACAGATTATTTATAAGGACAAAGCATGCCTTCATTTTACTTCTGACTCCAGAAATATAATGAACGACATGCTTTTTATCAAAATctacttgcactaaatgttccaAATAATTGACATTTTACTGTAATATCAGTGTTGTTGCATCAAAAGGTTAATATATTTCAGGTGTAATTATTTTGCATTTTGCAGGAGTTCGTCCTCTAGGTTATTTCAATCAATTTGGTCGACTGCAAATGGAGACGGTACTGGATCACctttgaaaaataaaatggaaaatggcAGAATTTCAAATAATGTGGGTATTTCTGAATACTATGAAGAAAACTCTCAGACATTGGCAGAGAAAGGAAAAGCTGATGAACTTTATCAAGGATTTCAAAGTTTTAATCTTTCAGAACCATGGATTTCCATGCTCAATAAGGATACCAATCAGTGCGATCCTCAAGCCAGTGACGTCACATTTATTGTGCAAAATGATATGTTGCCTCAGAAAGAAGGATTTTCCTCACAGTCCAAGGAATTTGATTGTTgcttacaaaattatgagggagcAGAGAGGGGACTTTCCAATTTTAATATACATAGCTTACATAATAATTGCAGTAGTAATAACACAAATAAACGCAAAGAACACTACAAAACTGCCCGATTTAGAGATAATAAAGTTGGAACATTTGGGATCAAAGATTGCAACCGGAATTCGGAAAATAGATACAGCTCACATGTTGGTGAAATGTGGGGCAACGTGTTGCAAGAGAAACaagtaattcaaaaaggacatgaAGATTTCAGTGCCAGTTCTCTTAAGAAAAACTCTTCTTCACAAATGGATTTCCATGGCCTGCAGTTTTCCAAGGAGAATAGCTTTGTTGCTGATGTGAACAGAAAACCCGCCTCTGACTTTCCAAAACGTGGAAATCGTGCTCGTACTGTACGAGACAGTTTTGGGAATCATTGTGAAAAGTTGCATCAGAATTGTTTAGATGATCTTCCTAGATCATCTGAATTAATTAATTTGACAAAGGTTATGCCATATAGGAGTGAATATAGTCCTCATTCTTCCCAAAGCAACCTGTTATGGTCTGATAGCAACACAATGAGCCCCACTATTGAATGTAGTCCTTTGTTGAGGAAAGATGGTGATATCATTTCAACTGTCTCACAAACATCAACTACAGCTGCTGTAAGTAGCAGATCTCCAACACAGTTGCCAATTTCTGGTATTCTTCAACCTAACTATTATCATGCTGCAGCTCCAATGGAATCCTTAAGGCAAGATGAATGTCCCAGGTTTTCTAGCAGTAACATGAATGACTGGAGTTCATCTACTGCTGTTGGTAGAATACAAGAGCAACAAAAAAAGCCTGGTACAACACTTAACATTGATTGCTCAGCTGCCAAAATTGATCAATATCAAAAACATTCTGGTGGATTTGGTACCAATTGGACACCACATCACAATGTTGTTAATGATGAGCCAGTCAAATATTTCAGATATTCTAATAAGCAGGGACACAGTAACAACAGAGATgataagagagggaggagaaatgGATATCCACATCCTTTGAACTCTGGATCTTTTGGACAAAACCACCAACAGTATAATGGTTACCGCAGACAACAAGAGCAAGATGGGAGCAATATATCTGATTTCATTAATCATTCTTTTGTACCCACATTCCCATTCATGATGCCTGATTTTAAACAAAATCAGAACTACTCCACCCAATTTGGGCCCCATGGATTTTCTTCagccacttttccttttcctcctTCAACATTTCCATTCCCTGAGCTAATTGACTTATTTCATTATGATGACTTTAATCAGTTACATCCTTTTATGAATGATTTTTTTGGTGGAGATATGACCACACCCTACTTTGGATTTCCACCACCATTTTCCAAATACAGACCTATGAAGAATCGTAGTGGCCCGGCAAATGAACTTCACGTTCGATTAGAAGAATGTTATGATCAGTGGCGAGCtttggaaaaagagagaaaaaaggtaAAGCAGAGGTTAATCTCCATTTCTGCTTGCATTATTTAAGTTTATTTCCTGCCGCTAAATAATTTTCAGGAAAGGCATTGCAGTGTAGTCAGAGGCTGTACAGGTATACTTTAAAATAGCTTAAATAAGATTATTTCTTGCATCTTgccaagttatagagtcataaaatcatacagcatggaaacccaccttttggcccaacatatccatggcaaccaaaatgccccagctacacttgtcccacttgcatgcgtttggcacatatccctctataaCTTTCCTATTCATACACTTGTCTAAATGTCATATATGTTGTTAAAGTACCTGTCtcatctgcctcctctggcatctcgtttcATATACTCTTCACTCTTTGTATAGAAAAAGATTTCTATtaatcctccccccctctccataaCCCTATATCCCCAAGTTCTTGAGTCCCCTAGTCTGCGTAAAATACTTTTTGCACTCACCCTATCTGCTCCCCTCATATTTGAAAGTAAAACACCATTTATTTGTCACTTGTTTTTCATGAGTTTTTTTTAGTATTGTACCTTTTGTAATTTACCTTAATATATGGCAGATATTAATGAATCAAAAACATTACAAAATGATTATTTTCCGGCTTAAAGCATTTCAAAGAAATGAGTTTAGGCACTTTAAAGATGGTGTTCAGCGTAAAACCAACCTAATAAAATTgtaatgctgaaaacattcagtATCTTTAGAAAGAGAAATAATTTTAACACCTTGCATTTATATGGTTTATCACTATCTGCCCTTTTTTTTTGATCTCAGTGACTCCATCTTAGAGGATAAGATGTCTCTGAGCTGCTTTTcttcttcctgaactacagcatCCCCGCTCTGCTGTTAGCAAGCCTTGGACTGCAATTCAACTATATCTGTACAACTGCGCTTGCCCCTCCTTCAGATCAGAGCACCGATGGAGTTTCCTTTGCCTCACTTTCCACTCACCCGATCCACAGATAACATATCATTCTTTGTAATTTCCACTAGTTTAACCAGATTCCATCACCAGGCATATCTTCTTTTCCTTGTTCACTTTCAGCATTTTGAAGGGATCATTCTCTTTGCAACTCCCAGGTTCACCTGTCCATCCCCATCAATTACTTCCCTGCTTATCCGGTACTTTTACCTCTTCCCTGCTCACCATCCAGGAACTTGAACAGTTCTTAAGGTGAAGCAGAAATTCTCTTGTACATTTTTCCATCTTAAACACTGCATTCAATgttcacaatgtggtctcctttacatGAGAGACAGCAAGTGCACAGTGAGTGACCGCTTTGAAGAACACCTAGAttcaatttgtgtaggaaggaactgcagatgctggtttaaaccgaagagagacacaaaaagctgtagtaacccgctgagttactccatcgttttgtgtctacctagattCAGTTTCTGAATCGGAGCTCCCTGTTGTTCTCATTTGCACTGCTACACTGAGCCATCCGTCACATACCTTCTGCACTGCTACAACTAGTTGTCTATggtctttgtatgttctccctgtgactacatggattttctccgggtgctccggtttcctcctacattccaaagatttgttagttaattggcttctgtaaattgtccttcatgtGTAGGGTAGAAATAGTGTACGGATGATTTCTGCtcagcgtgggctgaagggcctatttcagcgctgtatctctaaacctaaaattaaaaagaaacaagGCCAAAAGTAAGATTGAGAAACAGCACCTTGTTTTCCATCTAGGCATGCTATAGCCTGGGTCAGTATCAATTTCAGAAACTTCAGATAACTTGCATTCTCTGTTGgtacggaatcggtgggccgaagggcctgtttccgcgctgtatctctaaactaaactaaaccataagtCATTCATCTCtgatattgttttttttttttgttttgccacCTTTTCACCAACTGAGCATGTTGTACAGCTCTGcattttgtaatttaaaaaaaaaaatcctttgttgTGTTCTCACGTTATATTGCTTTATAGcttttgttcttttttttcttctgtagCTGCCGTAATGAACCCATTGACCAGATGACCTCTCCAACTTATCCCCTTGGCCTGACCTAATCAGAGATATATTTATTTTGTCCAAGCTAATCTCCCTCATTCTCTCTGCAACTAAAACTAAACCGTTTTCTCTTTTGCTGCTCTGATGAAGGATATTTGACATGAaatgttaattatttttcttgCCGCAGATGTTACCTAAcataaatgtatttattcactcGTTTTTCTAGTTGATGGATTGATATACAGATTGCCATCTAAATAAAATATACTTCTATGCAGACCTTCGATGTCATTGAAATGACATTGTGTATTTTACTGCCAGTCTGTatatttatattatttatatGCCCTCCAATCACAGTTTTACCATGAAAATCTTAATTGTTGTTTAACATTGTAAAAGAATGAACAAGTTATTTAGTGAATTGCATTTTTTAAGGCAATTAAATAATATTCTAACTGGAGGCAAACCATGTTTTGGAAAGATTAAATGTGGATCCCGTGCATTTTTAGTATCCATATATTTAAGTCTCAACATACCTTTTTTTGGTTATTTCTATTTTTAAGTTTTAAAGATCCACAACTAGAGTTCAATATCTTCTTCTTCACCTACATATTGGTAATTATAATATTTGGAAGTTATTTTATGATGCTCTCGCCTTACTCTATTCCCATTCCAAAATTATATGAGCGAAATATTCCACACATCTAAATTTCATCACAATTATTTGTAGTTTGTTAATTATAATTctctaatacattattattagcaAATTTATATCCCTATCTTTCTCTACAAATTACAACAGGCTCATCAGGCAAACAAAGCAATGATTTaatttttctcttttattttactttttttaaacagACTGAAGCTGAGCTTGCAAGAAACTTTCCTGGAAATCGAGTGTCCAGTTCAAACAATACTCCTATACCTCGTCTGCCTTCCAATCCCTCAAGAGTAGATCGTTTGATTGTTGATCAGTTACGTGAACAAGCAAGGGTAGGTTTTGATTTTGTTAGGGTaatttttgtgttttgtttttatccCCAATTTTTGCTGTTTTACTTGTTATCTTAATTGATTACCTCGTAGAATATATCAACATAAAATTCACATTGGatgtgtaaaaaaatgtatttaaaacagCTCAGTTAAAATGAGGATGGTAGATAagtgtttattttttaataatcCACAATAACTCTTGGATTTTACCCAATCCCAGACTGTTATTTATTGAAAGGCGACGAATACTAGAAACTTTTTCTTCATTCAGGGTTTATTTTCTATGACAGAATGTACAAGGTTCCATGAAAAGGGAGACACAGGTAATCGCGATGGTGAAGAAAGCATTTGGCACACTTACCTTTGTGGATCAGGGCATTGTGTTCTGGAGTTGGGATGTCTATTACAACtatacaagttgttggtgagaccacttgGAGCATTATGTGTAGTTCTAGTTCCCCAGCTattgaaaggatgtcattaagttggaaaagctGCAATaaagattaatagacaatagacaatgggtgcaggtggaggccattcggcccttcgaaccagcaccaccattcaatgtgatcatggctggtcattctcaatcagtaccccgttcctgccttctccccataccccctgactccgctatccttaagagctctatctagctctctcttgaatgcattcagagaattggcctccactgccttctgaggcagagaattccacagattcacaactctctgactgacttgATGAAGATATTACTGGCATAGGGGTTTTTGAGTTATCAGGAGAGGCTGCATATGCTGGGACGTTTCTCCCCTAAAGTACAAGAAGCTGAGGAGTGATTTCATAGaggattattagtttagtttattattgtcatgtactgaAGAAAAGCTCCTCGGTTTTCCTCGGTGTACGTGAAACTAATGAATTACATTTTTGTGAGGTTTCATTAAAATttgaaagtgaaaagcttttgtgtctatccaaaaagaaagattatacatgaatacaatcaagcagtGCACAGATAAACGATAAAAAATACAACAATTAGTGTAAAGATAGAATTCCGataaagaccaattaaagatagtgcaaaggtctgcagtgaggtagatgggagatggacagaaaatgctggagtaactcagcgggtcaggcagaatctctggagaagaggaataggtgatgtttcaggtcgagacccttcttcagactgagtcagtagAGAGAGAAACTatcggtatgaaaaggtacagagcagATCAGAGCAGGCATcaatgaaacatggttgcaggagggttgcgattggcaattaaatattccaggatttcattgtttcagatgtgatagaatcggaggggcaagaagtgg
This portion of the Rhinoraja longicauda isolate Sanriku21f chromosome 2, sRhiLon1.1, whole genome shotgun sequence genome encodes:
- the LOC144607352 gene encoding meiosis-specific coiled-coil domain-containing protein MEIOC-like, encoding MEQQMFSTSLLNSIGNSTPVDPSILYNHWSVFADDGIPPTAFHDGPKHRAQLNLSDSGNTPDLFGLVSSILDESDKPESFSDWSSSSRLFQSIWSTANGDGTGSPLKNKMENGRISNNVGISEYYEENSQTLAEKGKADELYQGFQSFNLSEPWISMLNKDTNQCDPQASDVTFIVQNDMLPQKEGFSSQSKEFDCCLQNYEGAERGLSNFNIHSLHNNCSSNNTNKRKEHYKTARFRDNKVGTFGIKDCNRNSENRYSSHVGEMWGNVLQEKQVIQKGHEDFSASSLKKNSSSQMDFHGLQFSKENSFVADVNRKPASDFPKRGNRARTVRDSFGNHCEKLHQNCLDDLPRSSELINLTKVMPYRSEYSPHSSQSNLLWSDSNTMSPTIECSPLLRKDGDIISTVSQTSTTAAVSSRSPTQLPISGILQPNYYHAAAPMESLRQDECPRFSSSNMNDWSSSTAVGRIQEQQKKPGTTLNIDCSAAKIDQYQKHSGGFGTNWTPHHNVVNDEPVKYFRYSNKQGHSNNRDDKRGRRNGYPHPLNSGSFGQNHQQYNGYRRQQEQDGSNISDFINHSFVPTFPFMMPDFKQNQNYSTQFGPHGFSSATFPFPPSTFPFPELIDLFHYDDFNQLHPFMNDFFGGDMTTPYFGFPPPFSKYRPMKNRSGPANELHVRLEECYDQWRALEKERKKTEAELARNFPGNRVSSSNNTPIPRLPSNPSRVDRLIVDQLREQARVLTLFGKMERIQSCPVHTNISTTLDCHLETIHVTQARRKDEIINAANRQRQGAPRYNDDKDVLALAAAIKDLTISTRKARTALWCALQMTLPKISLGALVKHVEIEKALKELCQGDAVKNEDEVSIEEKKMKSELDHAGCTAIKREVC